The following are encoded in a window of Brevibacillus sp. DP1.3A genomic DNA:
- a CDS encoding YheC/YheD family protein — protein MTASERSLGIMARCQGSHFVDKGYYKKLTLYGRKHGIRVFVFSPRQVNFSTRMVKGFEYRNGSWHAKDFPIPAFIYDRCFVGPSYRHYKPFVEKLQNDRNITFLGHGLSGKWQVHQMLVKSPLLAPLLPPTEIFSYPVLHATLQKYGAAIIKPMAGTHGIGVVRIKEVRSGYEASGRNRDNKPFTRRIRDTAGLKSFVSVFTAGRKFLVQPYLELHTPDGTPFDVRVLVQKNGLGKWGTTGKAVRLGDKRSITSNLHGGGKATPLASFLPLHFTSAKAARIEQTIKRVAEELPRFLEESHGRLVELGIDIGIDTAGNVWIIEVNSRPGRTVFRMIDDPTAQLHSITQPVRYAHYLMKERVGG, from the coding sequence ATGACAGCATCCGAGAGAAGTCTGGGCATCATGGCCCGGTGCCAAGGCTCCCACTTTGTAGACAAAGGGTACTACAAAAAGCTTACGCTCTATGGACGCAAGCACGGCATTCGCGTCTTCGTTTTTTCACCACGTCAGGTTAACTTTTCCACCCGAATGGTAAAAGGCTTCGAATATCGCAATGGGTCCTGGCACGCGAAAGACTTCCCAATCCCCGCCTTTATCTATGATCGTTGCTTTGTGGGCCCATCTTATCGCCACTATAAACCATTTGTGGAAAAGTTGCAAAACGATCGCAACATTACGTTTTTGGGGCATGGTCTGTCTGGAAAATGGCAGGTGCACCAGATGCTCGTTAAGTCCCCTCTCCTCGCCCCGCTGCTCCCGCCTACTGAAATATTCTCATATCCTGTGCTCCATGCAACCTTGCAAAAATACGGGGCAGCCATCATCAAGCCGATGGCGGGAACTCACGGTATTGGCGTCGTGAGAATCAAAGAAGTGCGCAGTGGCTATGAAGCTTCTGGACGAAACCGAGACAATAAGCCTTTCACCAGGCGAATTCGTGACACTGCCGGATTAAAAAGTTTTGTGTCTGTCTTTACTGCCGGCCGCAAGTTCCTGGTACAGCCCTATTTGGAGTTGCATACCCCGGATGGTACCCCATTCGATGTCCGTGTTCTGGTTCAAAAAAACGGGCTGGGTAAATGGGGGACGACTGGCAAAGCTGTGCGACTGGGAGATAAACGCAGTATCACCTCCAATTTGCACGGAGGAGGGAAAGCAACACCTCTGGCCTCTTTCCTGCCCCTTCACTTCACATCCGCAAAAGCGGCACGCATCGAGCAAACAATCAAGCGAGTGGCAGAAGAACTTCCCCGTTTTTTGGAAGAGTCACACGGCAGACTCGTTGAGCTGGGAATCGATATTGGCATCGACACCGCAGGTAATGTTTGGATCATTGAGGTAAACAGCAGGCCAGGGCGAACCGTTTTTCGCATGATTGACGACCCGACTGCACAACTGCATTCGATTACTCAGCCTGTTCGCTACGCCCACTATCTCATGAAAGAGCGTGTAGGAGGTTAA
- the glmU gene encoding bifunctional UDP-N-acetylglucosamine diphosphorylase/glucosamine-1-phosphate N-acetyltransferase GlmU, with protein MNIHAVVLAAGKGTRMKSSLYKVMHPICGKPMIEHVVETLEALSLRHLVVVVGHGAEVVKEQLKNRVQYAYQPEQLGTAHAVWMSHEILGAQDGVTIVMNGDTPLVQEQTLRSLLEYHQLKQAAATVLTAIVDEPTGYGRIIRDENGDVRKIIEEKDATLGQKKVNEISTGIFCFDNQKLFSMLPMVSNENAQGEFYLPDVLGLLQEQGHLVAAFATDDPEEGNGVNDRVQLADLEQLMRKRINDFHMRNGVTMIDPSSTYIDSDVMIGRDTVLYPGTCLFGETQIGKGCQIGPHALIKNKSIEDYTRIQPFSAVDGSTFGERAFAGVGATTQQYGIDQH; from the coding sequence ATGAACATACATGCAGTAGTACTCGCAGCAGGAAAAGGTACCAGAATGAAATCTTCGCTCTACAAGGTCATGCATCCAATCTGCGGGAAGCCGATGATTGAACATGTTGTAGAGACATTGGAAGCATTGTCACTTCGCCACTTAGTCGTCGTTGTCGGTCACGGAGCCGAAGTGGTCAAAGAGCAGCTGAAAAACCGCGTTCAGTATGCGTATCAACCGGAACAGCTTGGGACCGCTCATGCTGTTTGGATGAGCCACGAAATTCTCGGGGCGCAGGATGGCGTAACGATTGTCATGAATGGTGATACACCGCTCGTACAAGAACAGACGCTGCGAAGCTTGCTCGAGTATCACCAACTAAAACAGGCAGCAGCCACGGTTTTGACCGCCATTGTGGACGAGCCTACAGGCTATGGCAGGATCATTCGCGACGAGAACGGCGATGTCCGAAAAATTATCGAGGAAAAAGACGCGACCTTGGGACAAAAAAAGGTGAATGAGATCAGTACCGGAATCTTTTGCTTCGACAATCAAAAGCTGTTTTCAATGCTGCCGATGGTCTCAAACGAAAACGCGCAAGGGGAGTTTTACTTGCCGGACGTTCTGGGGCTATTGCAAGAGCAAGGTCATTTGGTAGCGGCGTTTGCAACGGATGATCCCGAAGAAGGCAATGGCGTCAATGATCGTGTGCAGCTCGCTGATTTGGAGCAGCTGATGCGCAAGCGAATCAACGATTTCCATATGCGAAACGGAGTTACAATGATAGATCCGAGCTCGACGTACATCGATTCGGACGTAATGATCGGGCGTGATACGGTGCTCTATCCGGGCACCTGCCTTTTTGGCGAAACACAGATTGGTAAAGGCTGCCAAATCGGGCCGCACGCGCTGATCAAAAACAAGAGCATCGAGGATTACACGAGAATTCAACCGTTTTCAGCGGTTGACGGCAGTACGTTTGGTGAGCGGGCTTTTGCTGGAGTGGGAGCGACGACACAACAGTATGGTATCGACCAGCACTGA
- a CDS encoding nucleotide sugar dehydrogenase: MARYEELQQKIQMKTARVGVIGLGYVGLPLAIETIKSGYTVIGIDLHGGKIESLKRGESYVQDISNETLQECLATNRFFPTTDYSVIEELDAISICVPTPLSPNQDPDTSYITNVVEQIKRFMKRGMLITLESTTYPGTTEELIQREFEKLGYRAGIDFFLCYSPERVDPGNRKYSTYNTPKVIGGTTERCMELGTLLYGSLVKTVVPVSSPKVAEMSKLLENTFRSVNIAFMNEMAMMCDRMGINVWEVIKAASTKPFGFMPFYPGPGIGGHCIPLDPMYLSWKAKGFRFHSQFIEIAQSINDNMPDYVRNKTAQVLNIYAKAINSSRILILGMAYKPEVDDLRESPGLEIYELFTNSGATVDYFDPYAQSFVNKKGEIIHSIANDYEAFKTYDCMVLITNHQSFAYQELADLGVAIIDTRNAFEGITNSNVYRIGTSVAIKQEKEVVSLLA; the protein is encoded by the coding sequence ATGGCGAGATACGAGGAACTGCAACAAAAGATTCAAATGAAGACAGCGAGAGTAGGTGTCATTGGGCTTGGGTATGTAGGGCTGCCGCTGGCGATAGAGACGATCAAGAGTGGTTATACCGTAATCGGAATCGATCTGCATGGCGGAAAAATCGAGAGCCTGAAAAGAGGAGAGTCTTACGTCCAGGATATTTCTAATGAAACCTTGCAGGAATGCCTCGCGACCAATCGCTTTTTTCCGACGACTGATTATAGCGTCATCGAGGAGTTGGATGCGATCAGCATTTGCGTTCCGACGCCACTCAGTCCCAATCAGGACCCGGACACCTCTTACATTACAAACGTTGTCGAGCAAATCAAGAGATTCATGAAAAGAGGAATGCTCATTACGCTAGAGAGCACAACTTATCCGGGAACGACGGAAGAACTAATCCAGCGTGAATTTGAAAAGCTGGGCTATCGGGCTGGCATCGACTTCTTCCTCTGCTACTCGCCGGAGAGGGTCGACCCGGGCAATCGCAAATACAGTACGTACAATACGCCAAAGGTGATCGGCGGGACGACAGAACGTTGCATGGAGTTAGGCACGCTCTTGTACGGCAGCCTGGTTAAAACTGTCGTGCCGGTCTCTTCGCCAAAGGTGGCGGAGATGTCCAAGCTTTTGGAAAATACCTTCCGTAGCGTCAATATTGCCTTCATGAATGAGATGGCAATGATGTGCGACAGAATGGGCATCAATGTTTGGGAAGTAATCAAGGCCGCATCGACCAAGCCTTTCGGGTTCATGCCGTTTTACCCGGGACCCGGAATCGGTGGGCATTGCATACCGCTCGATCCGATGTATTTGTCGTGGAAGGCCAAGGGCTTTCGTTTTCACAGCCAATTTATTGAGATCGCCCAATCGATTAACGACAACATGCCGGACTATGTGCGCAATAAGACAGCACAAGTGCTCAACATTTACGCCAAAGCGATCAACAGCTCACGCATCTTAATTCTTGGTATGGCCTACAAGCCGGAAGTTGATGACCTGCGGGAATCACCTGGGCTGGAGATTTACGAGCTGTTCACCAATAGCGGAGCAACTGTCGACTATTTCGACCCGTATGCGCAGAGCTTTGTGAATAAAAAAGGTGAGATCATCCACTCCATCGCCAATGACTACGAGGCGTTCAAGACTTACGATTGCATGGTGCTTATTACGAATCACCAAAGCTTTGCCTATCAGGAACTGGCGGATTTGGGAGTGGCCATTATCGATACACGCAATGCGTTTGAGGGCATCACGAATTCGAATGTGTATCGCATCGGAACCTCAGTCGCTATCAAGCAGGAGAAGGAAGTCGTCAGCTTGCTCGCATAA
- a CDS encoding glycosyltransferase produces MRDFLLYYGVFAVYYVIVINSLYFIIMLFSFNSIMGILKSSIYSRFQTLSGSEHVPPISILVPAYNEELTIIENVRSLLSLNYPRYEVLVVNDGSKDDTLQVMINEFSLVYSEHMPVQPLLHTSKIRGIYHNPAFPNLYLIDKENGGKADSLNAGINLSHYPLIASIDADSLLEKDALIRIAKVYMENPDETVAIGGDIRIANGCKIEDGVVKDIRLPDKFLPMMQSVEYLKAFLGGRIGWSAINGLIIVSGAFGVFRKDYIIKVGGYREGYPGEDMNIIIKLHKYMLENKLPYRVAFCPDAVCWTQAPDTLKILGSQRRRWGRGNLKNMIEYGRHMAFRPKYKLFGMLTLPFNILFETLNPYFRITGLLALIGYTLLDMTNGYVLLIYGLLNVLYGMLLGIGSLFLEEIAFRRYPRFRDIVKMLFYTILMFFGYRQIGVIWRFLGHIEYLRNNNSWGTMTRTSWQTKGSENISSLEARS; encoded by the coding sequence ATGAGAGATTTTCTACTTTACTACGGAGTATTTGCAGTCTATTACGTCATCGTGATCAACTCTTTGTACTTCATCATCATGCTGTTCTCGTTCAATAGCATCATGGGAATCTTAAAAAGCTCCATCTATTCGAGATTCCAGACACTTTCAGGCTCTGAGCACGTTCCGCCGATTTCGATTCTCGTGCCAGCATACAACGAGGAGCTGACGATTATTGAAAATGTAAGGTCGCTCTTATCCTTGAACTATCCACGCTACGAGGTGCTCGTGGTCAACGATGGATCGAAGGATGATACCTTGCAGGTAATGATTAACGAGTTTTCGCTAGTTTACTCCGAGCACATGCCGGTGCAGCCGCTTCTTCATACGTCGAAGATCAGGGGAATCTACCACAATCCGGCTTTTCCGAATCTGTATTTGATCGACAAAGAGAACGGAGGAAAAGCTGACTCGCTCAATGCGGGGATCAATCTCTCCCACTATCCGTTGATCGCTTCCATTGATGCAGATTCCTTGCTGGAAAAAGACGCGCTGATTCGCATTGCGAAGGTGTATATGGAAAACCCGGATGAAACAGTTGCCATCGGCGGAGATATCCGCATTGCCAACGGCTGCAAGATCGAAGACGGTGTCGTGAAGGACATTCGTTTGCCAGACAAGTTTTTGCCGATGATGCAGTCCGTCGAATACCTCAAGGCGTTTCTCGGGGGACGCATCGGCTGGAGCGCGATCAACGGATTGATTATCGTCTCAGGCGCGTTCGGTGTTTTTCGCAAGGATTACATCATCAAGGTAGGCGGTTATCGCGAGGGGTATCCGGGTGAAGACATGAACATCATCATCAAGCTGCACAAGTACATGCTGGAAAACAAGCTACCGTACCGAGTGGCATTTTGCCCCGATGCAGTCTGCTGGACACAAGCGCCGGATACGCTCAAAATCTTGGGCAGTCAACGGCGCAGATGGGGACGCGGCAATCTGAAAAACATGATTGAGTACGGCAGACACATGGCGTTTCGCCCCAAGTACAAGCTGTTCGGGATGCTCACGCTACCGTTCAATATCTTGTTTGAAACCTTAAATCCGTACTTTCGCATCACGGGTCTATTGGCCCTCATCGGTTATACCTTGCTGGATATGACCAACGGCTACGTCCTCTTAATCTACGGCTTGCTCAATGTGCTGTATGGCATGCTGCTTGGCATTGGCTCCTTATTTCTGGAGGAAATCGCATTTCGACGGTATCCGCGTTTTCGAGACATCGTCAAAATGCTTTTCTATACGATACTGATGTTCTTCGGCTATCGGCAAATCGGTGTCATCTGGAGATTCCTCGGTCATATTGAATATTTGCGCAACAACAACTCGTGGGGAACGATGACGCGGACGAGCTGGCAGACGAAGGGCAGCGAAAACATTTCAAGTTTGGAGGCTAGATCATGA
- a CDS encoding YheC/YheD family protein: protein METFRMRLRFLSNPRISGIILPATLFQQLQLRQRQKIKVLLGKKEVVATVLQDKRNPDTNVLKVTTLLQTELGIPHPGLIQLKLEGSALRIGPSIGIVTTGIRRDPKQPIGPRTSFFYNLLQAQEGKGVFYYIFSPTDVDWESSTVKAWFLRRNKSGGYFWKKHVTAMPDVVYDRIPSRSAEKHEAVQEFKFRLASYPNLPMFNQGFFNKWGVHQLLYPNPEVNEHIPETYTSPSLTTVRNLLRKYPIVYLKPKNGSLGYGIVKVVHQAGGGFTASYHTGSGNVKRQFSKLSSLYQHVFRSRRVSAYLAQQGISLMTFHGRPFDFRVHLHKNQQNEWVVSCTAAKVAGSGSVTTHVRTGGTVIPGDDLLQHLFGRQKPLMTQRISDASIRLATAIELAKGIDLGELGLDMGIDTQGHVWMFEANSKPGRSIFKHARLKEADHESRKLLVDYSCYLANF from the coding sequence ATGGAAACGTTCAGAATGCGGCTTCGCTTCCTTTCCAACCCCCGTATCAGTGGGATTATCCTACCAGCTACTCTCTTCCAACAGCTACAGCTACGGCAACGCCAAAAAATAAAGGTCTTACTGGGTAAAAAGGAAGTAGTCGCAACTGTCTTACAAGATAAACGCAATCCGGATACGAACGTCTTGAAAGTGACGACGCTCTTGCAAACGGAGCTGGGCATTCCTCACCCTGGCTTGATCCAGCTCAAACTAGAAGGCTCCGCACTCCGGATCGGTCCTTCAATCGGGATCGTTACGACTGGCATAAGACGAGATCCCAAGCAGCCAATTGGCCCTCGCACCTCGTTTTTTTACAATCTGTTACAAGCTCAAGAAGGGAAAGGCGTTTTCTACTATATATTTTCCCCAACCGATGTGGACTGGGAATCCAGTACGGTCAAAGCGTGGTTTTTGCGCAGAAACAAGTCAGGCGGCTACTTTTGGAAAAAGCATGTGACCGCCATGCCCGATGTCGTCTATGATCGTATTCCCTCTCGTTCGGCAGAAAAACATGAAGCCGTCCAGGAATTCAAGTTTCGACTCGCCAGTTACCCCAATTTACCAATGTTCAATCAGGGCTTTTTTAACAAATGGGGCGTGCACCAACTGCTTTATCCGAATCCAGAAGTGAATGAGCATATCCCGGAGACTTACACCTCTCCTTCTCTTACCACTGTTCGAAACTTGCTGCGTAAATACCCCATCGTTTACTTGAAGCCCAAAAATGGAAGTCTCGGGTACGGTATTGTCAAAGTTGTTCACCAGGCAGGCGGTGGCTTTACTGCCTCCTATCATACAGGCAGCGGCAATGTAAAAAGACAATTTTCCAAGCTGTCCAGCCTTTATCAGCATGTCTTCCGCAGTCGTCGCGTCAGTGCGTATCTGGCACAACAGGGCATTTCGCTCATGACATTCCATGGACGACCGTTTGATTTCCGTGTTCACTTGCATAAAAATCAGCAAAACGAGTGGGTCGTCTCCTGCACGGCAGCCAAGGTTGCCGGTTCTGGCAGCGTAACTACCCACGTACGCACGGGTGGAACTGTCATCCCCGGCGATGACCTGTTGCAGCACCTGTTTGGCAGACAAAAACCCCTCATGACTCAGCGCATTTCTGACGCGTCGATCCGACTCGCTACTGCAATCGAACTGGCAAAAGGGATTGATTTAGGAGAATTGGGGCTGGACATGGGGATTGATACGCAAGGCCATGTCTGGATGTTCGAAGCGAATTCCAAGCCTGGCCGTTCTATATTCAAGCACGCCCGACTCAAGGAAGCTGATCACGAATCACGCAAGTTGCTCGTCGATTATAGCTGTTACTTGGCCAATTTCTAG
- a CDS encoding response regulator transcription factor, which translates to MSNLVPVFYEHLSKMEEKQLACGVILAACKTLTKESMELIKQDLGTRSGDGSEIVLHYAYDKNKQLFGILLEGQKLSSTHFYALRVKDYLQEHKLVAGSLLIASFPESSRSSGQMLMRMIQEMREPGAHGEIKIYEQNPAQKEEPASILLVNHDETVNEFLSIYFQRKGYLVTVANDGMDGMEKYQEVAPDLVITDLNLPILNGYQLMEKIKHISASMSKIMVLTDKRLEEDVQKSFAMGASDYITKPFSPVELEARVKRLIS; encoded by the coding sequence ATGAGTAATCTCGTACCTGTTTTTTACGAGCATCTGAGCAAGATGGAAGAGAAACAATTGGCGTGTGGGGTTATTCTGGCGGCTTGCAAAACCCTCACGAAAGAGTCAATGGAGCTGATCAAGCAAGACCTGGGCACTCGTTCAGGTGACGGCTCCGAGATTGTTTTGCACTACGCGTATGACAAAAACAAGCAGCTCTTCGGAATACTGCTTGAAGGACAGAAGCTTTCGAGCACCCATTTCTATGCTTTGCGTGTCAAAGACTATTTGCAAGAGCACAAACTGGTAGCAGGCAGCCTCTTGATTGCGAGTTTTCCCGAAAGCTCGCGCTCGTCCGGTCAAATGCTGATGCGGATGATCCAAGAGATGAGAGAGCCGGGCGCTCATGGGGAGATCAAGATTTACGAGCAGAATCCCGCTCAAAAAGAGGAGCCGGCAAGTATTTTGCTGGTTAACCATGATGAGACTGTCAACGAGTTTTTGAGCATCTACTTTCAGCGCAAAGGGTATCTCGTTACGGTAGCCAATGACGGGATGGATGGCATGGAAAAATATCAGGAGGTCGCCCCTGATCTTGTGATTACCGACCTGAATCTCCCTATCCTCAATGGATACCAGCTGATGGAAAAAATCAAGCATATCAGCGCTTCCATGAGCAAGATCATGGTGCTCACAGACAAACGTCTGGAAGAAGATGTGCAAAAATCGTTTGCGATGGGAGCATCTGACTACATTACCAAGCCATTCTCCCCGGTAGAGCTAGAAGCCAGGGTGAAAAGGCTGATTTCATAA
- a CDS encoding YheC/YheD family protein has product MLQQRSGWLTILPSGRWFVQLPRLVLKRSPKPLVASLGPFSHTKRIYAGLPRVQASRIRTRINWKMADDSLKLGPLFGILTVGEGATFLGNRENFKDITQSGKQWGALVYVFTPQGINWEKKKVRGYLYNNRLNSWQEVILPFPHVVYNRIPTRKAERRPEVRRALNRIHEMPNVTLFNRSFFDKQKLFTMLESHLEVQAFLPDTKQLDTLARFRSFCTEHRFVYLKPVRGRAGQGIMRIEFKNDKWFLQRLKEQKAITRRFSNLNDVWKHIRLHVKQQKYIMQQGIHRARYNGKPFDVRVLVQKDGEGEWSVTGVGIRRSGSQSITTHVPRGGSIHSLSTVTQALFTNNHEQMERHIHDTALAIARSLNAEWTDLAEMSMDLGLTEEGKLWLFEANAKPEKFDEPSIRRLSLANLIHYAQHVSHLQSKRGNAAG; this is encoded by the coding sequence ATGCTTCAGCAGCGCTCCGGGTGGCTGACGATCCTCCCTAGTGGTAGATGGTTCGTACAGTTACCTCGGCTAGTCCTTAAACGCTCGCCAAAGCCACTGGTCGCCAGTCTCGGTCCCTTTTCTCATACGAAACGGATATACGCTGGTTTACCCCGCGTGCAAGCAAGCCGTATTCGTACACGCATTAACTGGAAAATGGCGGACGACTCCCTGAAGCTTGGCCCATTATTTGGCATATTGACCGTTGGTGAAGGGGCAACATTTTTAGGAAATCGCGAGAACTTCAAGGATATTACTCAATCGGGAAAACAATGGGGTGCACTCGTATATGTGTTCACTCCTCAAGGAATCAATTGGGAGAAGAAAAAGGTGCGCGGCTATTTGTACAACAATCGTCTTAACTCGTGGCAAGAGGTGATTCTACCTTTTCCCCATGTGGTTTACAACCGAATTCCGACGAGAAAAGCAGAACGGCGCCCTGAAGTCCGAAGAGCATTGAACCGCATTCATGAGATGCCAAATGTCACATTGTTTAATCGCAGCTTTTTTGACAAGCAAAAGCTGTTTACGATGCTTGAGTCCCACCTGGAGGTGCAAGCTTTTCTACCAGATACGAAACAGCTGGACACCTTGGCTCGCTTTCGAAGCTTTTGCACTGAACATCGCTTTGTCTACTTGAAACCTGTGCGCGGTAGAGCTGGTCAGGGGATTATGCGCATTGAGTTCAAAAACGATAAGTGGTTCCTGCAACGGTTAAAGGAGCAAAAGGCCATTACTCGCCGCTTTTCCAATTTGAATGACGTATGGAAGCATATTAGACTTCATGTCAAACAGCAGAAGTACATCATGCAGCAAGGTATCCATCGTGCCCGTTACAACGGCAAACCTTTTGATGTGCGCGTCCTCGTACAGAAAGATGGCGAGGGCGAGTGGAGCGTAACCGGAGTTGGCATTAGAAGGTCTGGCTCGCAAAGCATCACCACTCATGTGCCACGCGGCGGCTCGATCCACTCGTTATCAACCGTTACGCAAGCCTTGTTTACTAATAATCACGAGCAAATGGAAAGACACATTCACGATACGGCACTCGCCATCGCACGATCATTAAATGCAGAATGGACGGATTTGGCTGAGATGTCGATGGACCTTGGCTTGACAGAAGAAGGAAAGCTATGGCTTTTTGAAGCGAATGCAAAGCCGGAGAAATTCGATGAACCATCGATTCGACGATTATCGTTAGCCAATTTGATCCACTACGCACAACATGTCTCCCACTTGCAAAGCAAGCGAGGGAATGCCGCAGGATAA
- the glmS gene encoding glutamine--fructose-6-phosphate transaminase (isomerizing): protein MCGIMGYIGNREAQPILINGLRKLEYRGYDSAGIAICDGATIGIRKAKGRIDVLESQTQKSGLQGSIGIGHTRWATHGRPSDENSHPHFDQSGKFSIVHNGIIENYLDLKQELMEQGVTFTSETDTEVIVHLLAQEYDNNLVAAVQKVAGKIRGAFALGVMTEHEPDKLIAVRMASPLIIGVGENENFIGSDIPAILEHTRDVYVLEDGDLAILTKDSVHVMRLDTTEPIERELVRIEWDKEQAEKDGFAHYMQKEIYEQPRALRNTMTGRIDATQQKVIFPNLQLSESSAKRVEKIYIVACGTAYHAGLIGKHVIERLAQIPVEVDVASEFRYRRPLFQPNTLTIAVSQSGETADTLAAMREAKRNGSAVLAITNVVGSSIARDADDVITTNAGPEIAVASTKAYTSQLIAFYLLGIYLAQAKGTLDADTRASLLDQLTGLPDQVEHILEHADEIRHFAESIKDEQHLFFIGRGLDHAVSMEGSLKLKEISYIHSEAYAAGELKHGTLALIEEGTRVIALATQDELHEKMISNITEVKARGAKVLGITLDGHVELHRSVDDVCLIPQTDALLTPVLGVIPLQLISYYTSVALGNDVDRPRNLAKSVTVE, encoded by the coding sequence ATGTGCGGAATTATGGGATATATCGGGAACAGGGAAGCGCAGCCGATTCTAATCAATGGGCTGCGAAAGCTGGAATACAGAGGGTACGATTCAGCTGGCATTGCGATTTGTGATGGAGCAACCATCGGCATTCGCAAGGCAAAAGGCAGAATTGACGTACTGGAGAGCCAAACCCAAAAGTCAGGCTTGCAGGGCTCCATTGGCATTGGTCATACGCGCTGGGCGACACACGGACGACCGTCTGACGAAAACTCTCATCCTCATTTTGATCAATCCGGCAAGTTTTCGATCGTGCATAACGGCATTATCGAAAACTACCTGGATCTCAAGCAGGAGTTGATGGAACAAGGCGTGACGTTTACTTCGGAGACGGACACGGAGGTCATCGTGCACCTTTTGGCGCAGGAATACGACAACAACCTGGTTGCGGCAGTGCAGAAGGTCGCTGGCAAAATCCGCGGAGCATTTGCTCTCGGTGTGATGACGGAGCATGAGCCTGACAAGCTGATTGCAGTTCGTATGGCGAGCCCGTTGATTATCGGGGTAGGGGAGAATGAGAATTTCATCGGTTCTGATATCCCGGCGATCCTGGAGCATACGCGCGATGTGTACGTTCTCGAAGACGGAGACCTGGCGATTCTGACCAAAGATTCAGTTCACGTCATGCGTCTGGATACGACGGAGCCAATCGAGCGAGAGCTGGTGCGAATTGAGTGGGACAAGGAGCAAGCGGAAAAAGACGGCTTTGCTCACTATATGCAAAAGGAAATTTACGAGCAGCCGCGTGCCCTGCGCAATACAATGACAGGACGAATCGATGCTACACAGCAAAAGGTTATTTTTCCTAATCTTCAGTTATCAGAATCGAGTGCCAAGCGTGTGGAGAAAATCTACATTGTCGCATGCGGTACCGCTTATCATGCAGGCTTGATCGGCAAGCATGTGATCGAACGACTGGCACAGATTCCGGTAGAAGTAGATGTAGCGTCGGAGTTTCGTTACCGTCGCCCACTCTTTCAACCCAATACGCTTACGATTGCCGTCAGTCAATCAGGGGAAACAGCAGATACATTGGCAGCCATGCGTGAAGCCAAACGAAACGGTTCAGCAGTACTCGCTATTACGAATGTAGTCGGTAGCTCGATTGCCCGTGATGCCGATGACGTGATTACGACAAATGCAGGTCCGGAAATCGCGGTTGCTTCGACGAAGGCATATACCTCGCAACTGATTGCGTTTTACTTGCTCGGCATCTATTTGGCGCAAGCGAAGGGAACACTGGACGCTGACACCCGTGCCTCACTGCTTGACCAACTGACCGGTCTCCCGGATCAAGTCGAGCATATACTCGAGCATGCAGATGAGATTCGTCATTTCGCTGAATCGATCAAGGACGAGCAGCATCTGTTTTTCATCGGACGAGGACTTGATCATGCAGTATCTATGGAAGGCTCGCTCAAGCTGAAGGAAATCTCGTATATTCACTCGGAGGCGTATGCGGCAGGGGAGCTAAAGCACGGCACGCTGGCGCTGATCGAAGAGGGAACGAGAGTCATTGCCTTGGCTACACAGGATGAGCTGCATGAGAAAATGATCAGTAATATTACAGAAGTGAAAGCCCGTGGAGCAAAAGTTCTCGGTATTACCTTAGATGGACATGTAGAGCTGCATCGCTCGGTTGATGATGTTTGCCTGATTCCGCAGACGGATGCCTTGCTTACACCGGTTCTAGGCGTTATCCCCCTCCAGCTCATTTCGTATTACACTTCTGTTGCGCTCGGCAATGACGTAGATCGTCCACGAAATTTGGCCAAAAGTGTAACAGTTGAATAA